From Micromonospora auratinigra:
ACCGTCGTCCGCCGGGCTGAAGGCGTGGCAGTCGGAGATCACGAAGGTGCCCCAACCGTCGGCGCGGGGCTGCTTCACCGCCGACTACCCCCGGTTGGCCTGGCACCGGACCAGCTGTGCCGCGGCCCCGGACCTGCCGATGACGCCCAAGCACAGTATTCGGCCGCTGGTGGTGGGGAGCGGCAACGACATCTCCGCGCAGGCGCCGAGCGGCTTCATCTCCGAGTCGTCCGGCACGTTCGAGAACATCGTGAACGTGACGAGCGAGAGCTCGCCCATCGCCAACGCCGGGCCACCGGTCGCCGACGCCTACACCCTGCAGATCAACACCGACTTCTTCGCGAGTACGGCCTGCGCCGGATCGCCGAACCCGGGCTGCCGCGGCTGGGAGCAGTTCGTCTACGCCAACGACGGCTCCAGCGGGCTGGTGTTCATCCAGTACTGGCTGCTGCAGTACAACGCGGCGTGCCCGGCCGGCGGCTGGACCCAGTTCTCGTTCACCGGCGACCCCGACATCTACTGCTACCGCAACAGCCCGGGAGCGACGCCGGTGCCCGACCAGCCGATCACCAACCTCGGAGCGCTTCGGTTGACGGGCACGGTCAGCGCGAGCAGTGACAGCGCCACCCTGTTCGTGGGCGCGACCGCGTACACGGCGGGCGGCTCCAACTCCGTCAACGCGGCGGCCGGCTGGACCGTGTCCGAGTTCAACGTGTTCGGCTACGGCGGTAACGCCGACGGCGGTGGTCAGGCCACCTTCAACTCCGGCGCCTCCCTGAACGTACGCACGAGGATCACCTACGGCGGCACGGCCGCACCCGTCTGCGCGGCGCAGGGCTTCACCGGCGAGACCAACAACCTCGACTTCGGCACACCCGCACCGTCGTTCACCCCGCCCGGCCCGGCCGTCGTGTTCGTGGAGAACACCACCGGCGGCGCGGCGACGAACTGCGCGGCGGCCACCGTCGTCGGCGACACCCACCAGCACACCTTCGCCGGCCTGCTCTACGACTTCCAGGCCTCCGGGGACTTCGTCGAGGCGCAGGCGGGCAGCGGCTTCGAGGTGCAGACCCGGAAGGTATCCGGGGCACCGACCTGGCCCAACGCCTCGGTCGACCGCTCGGTCGCCACGAGGATGGGCACCACCAAGGTGGCCCTGTGTGACGGCAAGAGTCTCGTGGTCGACGGACGGACCACCGACATCCAGTCCGAGGGCGCGCTGCACCTGCCCTCCGGCGTGGACATCCACCGGGTCGGCAACGTCTACGTGGTGACCGACCAGAGCGGCAACAGCATCCGGGTGACGGTCAACAGCGGCTACATCGACGTCGCGGTCGGCCTCGGCAGCTCGGCGACCCAGGCGGTCGGCCTGCTCGGCAACCCGGGAGGCGACCCCAAGCTCCTCGCCGGCAGGGACGGCACCCGGTACGCCGTCCCGCTCTCCTTCGACGAGCTGTACCAGAAGTTCGGCGCGAGTTGGCGGGTGAACCCGCTGCGGACCCTGCTCGCCCCCTGCGCCACCGTCGCCTCGGGCAACCCGTCGGCGCCGTTCTTCGCCGGCAACCTCACCGACGACGTCCGTAAGCGGGCCGAGTCCGTCTGCCTGCAGGCCAGGGTCACCCCGGAGTGGCTCGACACCTGCACGCTCGACGTGGCGGTGGTCGGCGACCGGGCCGCGTCGACGTACGTCGGTCTGGCGCCGCCGGTCGTCAACGGGAACCGGTGACCTGGTGACACCGGCCTGACCGCGAGGTCCGGGGACGGCTCCCGCCCGGGGGCCGTCCCCGGACCGCCTGCCCCGGCGTGAGACCGCGACCACCGGCTCAGCAGGAGGTACGGCCCTCTTCGGAACGCGCGATCATGATGGGCTCGAGCCGCGGCGACGTGGCTCGAGCCGTCGTTCTGCCCGTCGCGTGGCATGGTGGAGGGATGTGCAGGAACATCCGCGTGCTCCACAACTTCGAGCCGCCGGCGACCGAGGACGAGATCGAGGCCGCCGCTATCCAGTACGTGCGCAAGGTCAGCGGCACGACCCGGCCGTCCGCGGCCAACGAGGAGGCCTTCGAAGAGGCGGTCCGTGCCGTCACGGCGGTCACCCGAACCCTGCTGGACAGCCTCGTGACCAAGGCGCCTCCCCGCGACCGGCAGGTGGAGGCCGCGAAGGCCAGGGCACGCGCCGCCGAGCGGTACGGTCGCCCGGGGACCGATCCGAGCTGACGGTGGTCCCGACCGCCGCGCGGACCTTCTGGACGCTCGTGGCCCAGTGGTAGTTGGCGACGTCGGCGCTCACCTGCTGGCCCTGCGGCGACTGCCGGGCTGCGTCCCTGGTCATGCTACGTTCCTGGTCGTGACGGTCGACCCCAGCCTGGATCCGGGTCTGGGTGTCGAGCAGCGTCCGTCCGATTCTCCGTACGTCGAGCGGGTCTACCGTGCGGGGCCGGTGTCCGGCCCGCTGCCGGCGCGGCTGCGGTCGATCGCGAACTCGAACTGGGAGCTCGTGGCCTGGCACCACCGGGGCGAGACGAGTGTGGCCGTACGGGGTCCGGAGACGATGCCCACGGTCCTGGACCTGGCCTCCGATGCCGGCGAAACCTTCGGGATCATCTTCCGCCACGGCGCGTTCCTGGCGCCGATGCCGGTGTCGGGCCTCGTCGACACCATGGTGCCGAGCCCGCACACCACGGCACGCACCTTCGTCCTACAGGGCGACCAGTGGCAGCTACCGACCTACGACAACGCCGAAACCTTCGTGGAACGCCTGGTCCGGGTAGGGCTGCTGGTCCGTGATCCGCTGGTCACCGATGTTCTGCGCGGGGACACGACCACCTTGGTCACGCCTCGATCCGTACAGCGCCGGGTGGTCGCGGCGGCCGGACTGACCCAGGGCACGATCCGGCAGATCGAGCGGGCCAGGAAGGCGGCGATCCTCCTGATCCGGGGCGCGGCGGCGAGCGAGGTGGTGGCGCAGGTCGGCTACCACGACCAGCCGCACATGGCGCGATCGTTGACCCGGTTCCTGGGACGTACGGCGACCCAGTTGCGGCGGCCCGACGCCGACGAGGTGCTGTCGCTCCTGTACAAGACCGACACCGAGGTACGCCCATAGCGTGGTGTCGACGCCGGAGCACACCGGCCCGACGGAACGTCATGGAAGGCACCTGAGATGGCTTACACCCAGATCTACGTCAACCTGCCGGTCGCCGACCTGGAGGTGAGCAAGCAGGTCTACACGGCGATGGGTGGCACGATCAATCCGCAGTTCACCGACGACACCTCCGCTCAGGTGGTGCTCAGCGAGGCGATCGCCGTGCAACAGATGACACCCGAGCAGTTCGCGACGTTCACCGAGCGGCCCGTCGCGCGGGGCGCGATCGAGGCGATCAACGCCCTTGCCGCGGGGTCGCGCGAGGAGGTCGACCGCTTCGCGGACGCGGCGCTCGCCGCCGGGGCCACCGAGCCACGCCCGGCCCAGGACCTGGGTTGGCTGTACAACCGGGCGATCGACGACCCGGATGGCCACAGCTGGGAACTCCTGGCCTACGACCCGAGCGCCATGGGCAGCGATCCGACCAGCGGTCAGGACTGACCCGGTCGCGCTGGTTCGGCCGGGGCAGGCAAACCGCCGGCGCCGGCCGCGCAGCCGAGCCGTACCGGGGCCGGCGGCCCCCCGGCGGTGACCGCGCTGGAGCTGTGCAGCCAGGGAGGTGCCTTCGTCCACAACCTGATCTGTGGCACGGTCCGGCGGGAGCCGGTGCTGGACCGTGCCAACCCCGGCCGCACAGCACCCAGGTGGCCGGGTACGCGGTGATCTACGGTGGCGACGACAGATGCCTGGGAAACCTCTTCCTGTGCGGCGATGCGCGCGCGGCCTACGGGTTCGTCGCGGAGGGCCAGCGGCCACCGTCGGGCGGCACCGCCGGACACGACGGCCACCCGGCGTCGTTCGAGGAGTACCTGGCCCGCCTCGACGGAGTCTGGCTCGTCACCGATCTCCCCGGAGCATTCGACGAGGCGCGCATCGGTGTGCTCACGGGC
This genomic window contains:
- a CDS encoding VWD domain-containing protein, producing the protein MAGVTTLAVLLMLGGPARLADAAPSSAGLKAWQSEITKVPQPSARGCFTADYPRLAWHRTSCAAAPDLPMTPKHSIRPLVVGSGNDISAQAPSGFISESSGTFENIVNVTSESSPIANAGPPVADAYTLQINTDFFASTACAGSPNPGCRGWEQFVYANDGSSGLVFIQYWLLQYNAACPAGGWTQFSFTGDPDIYCYRNSPGATPVPDQPITNLGALRLTGTVSASSDSATLFVGATAYTAGGSNSVNAAAGWTVSEFNVFGYGGNADGGGQATFNSGASLNVRTRITYGGTAAPVCAAQGFTGETNNLDFGTPAPSFTPPGPAVVFVENTTGGAATNCAAATVVGDTHQHTFAGLLYDFQASGDFVEAQAGSGFEVQTRKVSGAPTWPNASVDRSVATRMGTTKVALCDGKSLVVDGRTTDIQSEGALHLPSGVDIHRVGNVYVVTDQSGNSIRVTVNSGYIDVAVGLGSSATQAVGLLGNPGGDPKLLAGRDGTRYAVPLSFDELYQKFGASWRVNPLRTLLAPCATVASGNPSAPFFAGNLTDDVRKRAESVCLQARVTPEWLDTCTLDVAVVGDRAASTYVGLAPPVVNGNR
- a CDS encoding DUF2277 domain-containing protein; translated protein: MCRNIRVLHNFEPPATEDEIEAAAIQYVRKVSGTTRPSAANEEAFEEAVRAVTAVTRTLLDSLVTKAPPRDRQVEAAKARARAAERYGRPGTDPS
- a CDS encoding helix-turn-helix domain-containing protein, whose protein sequence is MVVGDVGAHLLALRRLPGCVPGHATFLVVTVDPSLDPGLGVEQRPSDSPYVERVYRAGPVSGPLPARLRSIANSNWELVAWHHRGETSVAVRGPETMPTVLDLASDAGETFGIIFRHGAFLAPMPVSGLVDTMVPSPHTTARTFVLQGDQWQLPTYDNAETFVERLVRVGLLVRDPLVTDVLRGDTTTLVTPRSVQRRVVAAAGLTQGTIRQIERARKAAILLIRGAAASEVVAQVGYHDQPHMARSLTRFLGRTATQLRRPDADEVLSLLYKTDTEVRP
- a CDS encoding VOC family protein, giving the protein MAYTQIYVNLPVADLEVSKQVYTAMGGTINPQFTDDTSAQVVLSEAIAVQQMTPEQFATFTERPVARGAIEAINALAAGSREEVDRFADAALAAGATEPRPAQDLGWLYNRAIDDPDGHSWELLAYDPSAMGSDPTSGQD